A DNA window from Bacillus sp. SM2101 contains the following coding sequences:
- a CDS encoding S8 family serine peptidase: protein MRFKKLFLMITTFFLIMSNVSLATASPYQAETDATDEKVLDPNEKVRIIVELASEPSITYANKAKVKFGDLNDNKKQELKEKVMKEQQFVKSDIASKSIDFDYEESFTTILNGFSGEVEYQSIDKIKALSNVKNVYIANEYSRPVVNVNKQPNMIYSKDMVSAPETWEDYGYHGEGMVVAVLDTGVDPSHRDMVLSDGTAPALTQEGVAELVYQHSLAGKYFTEKVPYGYNYADNNQEILDLGPGASYHGMHVSGTVGANGDEENDGIKGVAPEAQILAMKVFGNDPGLTGTYSDIFIKAIDDSISLGADVINMSLGDSAQFNDPENPEKEAIERAVNSGVLVAVSAGNSGQIGYGYGALPFGANPDIGVVGSPGLFPETLQVASIHNDYIDLDGFKYEASDETGEISFMSSSSVHPDDLTKKTYEVVYAGLGRKPGDSDVAPSADDFVGLDLNGKIALIQRGETFFVSKALNAQLAGAAGVIIYNHSPGYVSMVSDPEITIPQLFILQEHGDILYSLLDAGEDVSITFTGEKITSVNPQIGELAESSSWGVTPSLDFKPEITAPGVNILSTFQDDNYGLMSGTSMASPHVAGGAALVLQRVNEQFSVDSTERVQLAKNLLMNTAVVIDDKGDFNSYGTGNGYSPRRQGAGLMNLHGAMSTPVVVTEVESGEAKVALREIGDKTTFTLKAENVSNEEVTYRLEGSVLTDLVMEGVNQLESQGIYVDGTISEEQPWTGEFPITFSSTHIKEEAGELLLTVPAKNSVTFNVNVDLTNTIDWVSNLPLDEVFENGYFVEGFVKLVDTNDVNPELSIPYVGFHGDWDAAPVLDELSGSEQSYYSVAGLVSDDIEIEEVEGVETPIYNYLGYSPVDGIVHGDNLAISPNGDGFNDAAIPYLTFLRNAKEIEFSILNSDKEVIRKLATSQHVKKNLFDNSGDKLAHLFEDAAWDGTANNKQVADGLYYYEIKTKIDHPNADWQTLLLPIYVDTYSPSLIVLYDEEYGNLSIKSIENGSGVSHYDVQVNGSSVLEEPLASDVTTYRLKDVGEDDTIKVVAYDYAGNMVNKVVTSDEVIPFVVVDSPAPLTPVASRTVPVTGSISDDAEVQELKVDGNIVDFTWDAEKNQYTFATEVRYEEDGFHDIYFSAVDSEGNDISFRRTIIVDTTAPVLDIEVPTFVDTETALLKVSVADNFDELKFYINGNEEYKNTLKEPFEMRSIAYDTEKEIQLEDGKNTVVLKAVDLSGNVTEKEITIYRGIEEVERFTDVSPSYWASNEIDFLQRLSIITGADSTSFMPDKQVTRADAVVWIVNALQLDTNGVNEPNYTDVPVDHPAYKEIAAATQAGIILGSNGSFKPEDTLTRAQMAKILSLAFELSADYDAQFTDIQAGHWAEDYINSLAAHKITTGKGNNTFGPGEETTRGQLAVFLARAINDRFIP from the coding sequence GTGAGGTTTAAGAAATTATTTCTCATGATTACGACATTTTTCCTCATTATGTCCAATGTTTCATTAGCGACAGCATCTCCATATCAAGCTGAAACAGATGCGACCGATGAGAAAGTGTTAGATCCAAATGAAAAGGTTCGTATTATTGTAGAGTTAGCAAGTGAGCCAAGCATAACTTATGCCAACAAAGCAAAAGTAAAGTTTGGTGATTTAAATGACAATAAAAAACAAGAATTAAAGGAAAAGGTTATGAAGGAGCAACAATTTGTTAAGTCAGATATTGCTTCTAAATCAATAGATTTTGACTATGAAGAGAGTTTTACAACAATACTCAATGGTTTTAGTGGAGAAGTAGAATATCAATCTATTGATAAAATTAAAGCCTTAAGTAATGTTAAAAATGTTTACATTGCTAATGAATATTCACGACCTGTAGTAAACGTGAATAAACAACCAAATATGATTTATAGTAAGGACATGGTGTCTGCACCTGAAACATGGGAAGATTATGGATACCATGGTGAAGGAATGGTAGTTGCTGTATTAGATACTGGTGTTGATCCTAGCCATAGAGATATGGTGTTAAGTGACGGCACTGCTCCTGCATTAACGCAAGAAGGTGTTGCAGAACTCGTTTATCAACATAGTTTAGCAGGGAAATATTTTACTGAAAAAGTACCATACGGATACAATTATGCGGACAATAACCAGGAAATTCTTGATTTAGGTCCCGGTGCTTCATACCATGGTATGCACGTTTCTGGAACGGTAGGTGCAAATGGTGATGAAGAAAATGATGGCATTAAAGGAGTTGCACCAGAAGCGCAAATCTTAGCTATGAAAGTATTCGGTAATGATCCTGGATTAACTGGGACATACAGTGATATTTTCATAAAAGCCATTGATGATTCTATCTCACTAGGTGCGGATGTCATAAATATGAGTTTAGGAGATTCAGCACAATTTAATGATCCAGAAAACCCAGAAAAAGAAGCGATAGAAAGAGCTGTAAATAGCGGTGTCCTTGTTGCTGTTTCAGCTGGAAACTCAGGACAGATTGGGTATGGATATGGCGCGTTGCCTTTTGGTGCTAATCCTGATATAGGAGTTGTAGGGTCTCCGGGATTATTTCCAGAAACTCTTCAAGTAGCAAGTATTCACAATGATTATATAGATCTTGATGGATTTAAATATGAAGCTAGTGATGAGACTGGCGAAATCTCATTTATGTCCTCGTCATCAGTTCATCCAGATGATTTAACTAAGAAAACATATGAAGTGGTATACGCAGGGTTAGGTCGTAAACCAGGGGATTCGGATGTTGCTCCATCGGCTGATGACTTTGTAGGTTTAGATCTTAATGGAAAGATTGCATTGATTCAGCGTGGTGAAACGTTTTTCGTTTCAAAAGCGTTAAATGCACAACTAGCAGGTGCAGCTGGCGTGATCATCTATAACCATTCACCAGGTTATGTATCGATGGTATCTGATCCTGAAATTACTATTCCACAACTGTTTATTCTTCAAGAGCACGGAGACATATTGTATAGTCTATTAGATGCAGGTGAGGATGTTTCAATAACTTTTACTGGAGAAAAGATTACTTCGGTAAACCCACAAATAGGAGAATTAGCAGAATCAAGCTCATGGGGAGTAACGCCAAGCCTTGATTTTAAACCTGAAATTACTGCACCAGGTGTAAATATTCTTTCTACATTTCAAGATGATAATTATGGCTTGATGTCTGGTACATCTATGGCATCTCCACATGTTGCTGGCGGAGCAGCGCTAGTATTGCAACGTGTAAATGAACAGTTTTCTGTAGATAGTACAGAACGCGTTCAACTTGCAAAAAATCTATTAATGAACACAGCGGTAGTCATTGATGACAAAGGTGATTTCAATAGCTATGGTACTGGAAATGGATATTCTCCTCGTCGTCAAGGAGCAGGCTTGATGAACCTACATGGCGCTATGAGTACACCTGTAGTTGTTACAGAAGTCGAATCAGGTGAAGCTAAGGTTGCCTTGAGGGAAATTGGAGATAAGACAACATTTACTTTAAAAGCTGAAAATGTTTCGAATGAAGAAGTAACGTATCGTTTAGAAGGTAGTGTATTAACTGATCTAGTGATGGAAGGCGTAAATCAGCTTGAATCTCAAGGTATATATGTTGATGGCACAATAAGTGAGGAGCAGCCTTGGACGGGTGAATTCCCAATCACATTTTCTTCAACTCATATTAAAGAAGAAGCTGGGGAACTGCTTTTAACAGTACCTGCAAAGAATTCGGTGACATTTAATGTGAATGTCGACCTAACTAACACGATTGATTGGGTCTCAAACCTACCATTGGATGAAGTATTCGAAAATGGCTACTTCGTTGAAGGTTTTGTTAAGTTAGTCGATACGAATGATGTGAACCCTGAGTTAAGCATACCTTATGTCGGTTTCCATGGAGACTGGGACGCAGCACCTGTTTTAGATGAGTTAAGTGGATCAGAGCAGTCTTATTATAGTGTAGCAGGTCTCGTGTCTGATGATATTGAAATTGAAGAAGTAGAAGGAGTAGAAACACCAATATATAACTATTTAGGATATAGTCCAGTTGATGGAATCGTCCATGGAGATAATTTGGCGATTTCTCCGAATGGTGATGGCTTCAATGATGCGGCTATACCATATTTAACATTTTTAAGAAATGCTAAGGAAATAGAATTTTCTATTTTAAATAGTGACAAAGAAGTGATTCGTAAGCTAGCAACATCTCAACATGTTAAGAAAAATCTCTTCGATAATTCTGGGGATAAATTAGCTCACTTATTTGAAGATGCAGCTTGGGATGGAACAGCTAATAACAAGCAAGTTGCGGATGGGTTATACTATTACGAAATAAAAACAAAAATTGATCACCCAAATGCAGATTGGCAGACTCTTTTACTTCCAATTTATGTTGATACGTACAGCCCTTCTTTAATCGTTTTATATGATGAAGAGTACGGTAACTTATCCATAAAGTCGATTGAAAATGGATCAGGCGTTTCACATTATGACGTTCAAGTAAATGGTAGTAGTGTATTAGAGGAACCTTTAGCTAGTGATGTTACAACCTATCGTTTAAAAGATGTAGGAGAAGATGATACGATTAAAGTCGTTGCCTATGATTATGCAGGAAATATGGTCAATAAGGTAGTAACTTCAGATGAGGTGATCCCATTTGTCGTAGTTGATTCACCAGCTCCACTTACTCCAGTAGCGTCAAGAACTGTTCCTGTTACTGGAAGTATAAGTGATGATGCAGAAGTCCAGGAGCTAAAAGTGGATGGAAATATAGTCGATTTTACTTGGGATGCTGAGAAAAATCAGTACACATTTGCTACAGAGGTTCGATATGAAGAGGATGGTTTTCACGACATTTACTTCAGCGCAGTTGATAGTGAAGGGAATGACATCTCTTTTAGAAGAACAATAATCGTTGATACAACGGCTCCAGTTTTGGATATTGAAGTACCAACTTTTGTTGATACTGAGACTGCATTACTTAAAGTAAGCGTAGCAGATAATTTCGATGAACTTAAATTTTATATTAATGGCAATGAAGAGTATAAAAATACTCTAAAAGAGCCTTTTGAAATGAGAAGTATTGCATATGATACTGAAAAAGAAATTCAGCTTGAAGATGGAAAGAATACAGTTGTGTTAAAGGCTGTTGACCTCAGTGGGAACGTAACTGAAAAAGAAATCACCATTTATCGTGGTATTGAGGAAGTAGAGCGTTTTACAGATGTCTCACCATCTTATTGGGCTTCAAATGAAATTGATTTCTTACAGCGTTTAAGTATTATTACAGGTGCTGATTCAACTTCATTTATGCCTGATAAACAAGTAACACGTGCAGATGCAGTTGTTTGGATTGTAAACGCGTTACAATTAGATACAAATGGAGTGAATGAACCAAATTATACAGATGTTCCAGTTGATCACCCTGCTTATAAAGAGATTGCAGCGGCTACACAAGCCGGCATCATATTAGGAAGTAACGGTTCATTTAAGCCAGAGGATACATTAACCCGCGCACAAATGGCAAAAATACTTTCATTAGCTTTTGAGCTATCAGCTGATTATGATGCGCAATTTACTGATATACAAGCTGGTCATTGGGCAGAAGACTATATTAATAGTTTAGCAGCTCATAAAATTACTACTGGTAAAGGAAATAACACATTTGGTCCTGGAGAGGAAACAACAAGAGGCCAGTTAGCAGTATTCTTGGCTAGAGCAATTAATGATAGGTTTATACCTTAG
- a CDS encoding GGDEF domain-containing protein: MVGILLFIALLCINYLSTPSPALLIEIFAIILPLNIAIVALIKDGAVFSIQGRIMSIILLLEAAIFVWLFRNRGEQAFRFILDYELPISNFNYENMPQLSIVLFLLLLSTLIIINIVNYSVENTFLLGISICLFLAFHFQDRVLNLEIFFSLSGLLLILSIINRTYSMAYIDELTRIPSRRMLREDLMKLGGKYSIAMLDIDFFKKFNDKYGHDVGDEVLKLVASCLQKVTGNGKAYRYGGEEFTIIFPRKDIKEVIPHLDELRKKISKQEYAYKKQYKNGKSTTQKLKVTISIGVAQRNETNKATDEVIKAADKALYRAKKKGRNCVSK, from the coding sequence TTGGTAGGTATTTTACTTTTTATTGCTTTATTATGTATAAACTATTTATCAACTCCTTCACCTGCTTTGTTAATTGAAATTTTTGCTATCATTCTGCCATTAAATATAGCTATTGTGGCACTTATTAAAGATGGTGCTGTTTTTTCTATTCAAGGTCGTATAATGAGTATAATTTTATTATTAGAAGCTGCTATATTCGTATGGTTATTTCGAAATAGAGGTGAACAGGCCTTCCGTTTCATACTCGATTATGAGTTACCAATTAGTAATTTTAATTACGAGAATATGCCACAGCTTTCAATTGTATTATTTCTATTACTTTTATCGACCCTAATCATTATCAACATAGTAAATTATTCTGTTGAAAATACTTTCCTATTAGGAATATCTATTTGTTTATTTTTAGCCTTTCATTTCCAAGATAGAGTATTAAATTTAGAAATCTTCTTTTCACTTAGTGGGCTGTTATTAATATTATCTATTATTAATAGAACATACTCTATGGCATATATTGACGAACTTACTCGTATTCCATCGAGAAGAATGCTGAGAGAAGATTTAATGAAACTGGGAGGTAAGTATTCAATAGCTATGCTGGATATCGACTTCTTCAAAAAATTTAATGATAAATATGGTCATGACGTTGGTGATGAAGTATTAAAACTAGTAGCTAGCTGTTTACAAAAAGTAACCGGTAATGGGAAAGCTTATCGATACGGTGGAGAAGAATTTACGATCATATTTCCTAGAAAGGATATAAAAGAAGTTATTCCGCATTTAGATGAATTAAGAAAAAAAATCTCAAAACAAGAATATGCTTACAAGAAACAATACAAAAATGGTAAATCGACCACTCAAAAATTAAAAGTAACAATAAGCATTGGGGTCGCTCAAAGAAATGAAACAAACAAAGCAACTGATGAAGTCATTAAAGCGGCTGATAAAGCTTTGTATCGTGCAAAGAAAAAGGGGAGAAATTGTGTTAGTAAATAA
- a CDS encoding ABC transporter ATP-binding protein → MEKKRELGDWRLFSALIKETKPSKLLISIAMVMSIFSTIVSLAIPLFTKNLVDQFSLSSFNQIHVVLLIVAFVIQAIAGGVSLYLLSYIGQSIVAKIRERLWKKLLVLPIRYYDQNRTGDTISRMTNDTAVVKELITDHLTNFVTGVISIIGSVAILLYLDWKMTLIMLLVVPVSLFILLPLGRQMYKISKDLQDETAKFTTVLSQVLSEVRLVKVSNAESIELENGRRGINNLFKFGLKEAKVQALIAPLMSFVLMALLVVIMGYGGLRVASGALSAGDLVAFILYLIQIIIPMSQFTAFFTQLQKAMGATERIIDILNHDEEHVTSGSTVTNVDQSINVRNLTFSYENGEDILRDISFSVKAGKVTAIVGPSGSGKTTLFSLIERFYKPSNGFIQLGEEPIHQFSLKSWRNQIGYVSQESPIIAGTIKENIIYGTENEISEAELRRAAQMAFADQFIEELPQKYETEVGERGIKLSGGQRQRIAIARALLRDPKILMLDEATSSLDSKSEIVVQEALKNLMKGRTTLIIAHRLSTVVDADQIIFIDKGIMTGKGTHAELFETHNMYREFATHQLGV, encoded by the coding sequence ATGGAAAAGAAAAGGGAATTAGGGGATTGGAGATTATTTTCAGCTCTTATTAAGGAGACAAAGCCATCCAAATTATTAATCTCAATTGCGATGGTGATGAGTATCTTCTCGACAATTGTTTCACTGGCGATCCCCCTTTTTACAAAAAACTTAGTTGATCAATTTTCATTGTCGTCATTTAATCAAATTCATGTCGTCTTGTTAATTGTAGCATTCGTCATTCAGGCAATTGCAGGAGGAGTTTCTCTTTATCTACTAAGCTATATAGGTCAATCTATCGTAGCAAAGATAAGGGAACGGTTATGGAAAAAGCTGTTAGTGCTTCCTATACGTTATTATGACCAAAACCGAACAGGAGACACAATAAGTAGAATGACTAACGATACTGCAGTAGTCAAGGAGCTAATCACGGATCACTTAACCAATTTCGTCACTGGCGTTATATCAATTATAGGATCTGTTGCCATATTACTGTATCTTGATTGGAAAATGACCTTGATAATGCTGCTGGTAGTACCAGTGTCCCTATTTATATTACTACCATTAGGGAGACAAATGTATAAAATATCAAAGGATTTACAGGATGAAACAGCAAAGTTTACAACTGTACTTAGTCAAGTACTCTCTGAAGTTCGACTTGTAAAAGTCTCTAATGCAGAATCTATTGAGCTTGAGAATGGAAGAAGGGGTATCAATAATTTATTCAAGTTTGGGTTGAAAGAGGCAAAAGTACAGGCTTTAATTGCACCTTTAATGTCGTTTGTGTTAATGGCCTTACTCGTTGTTATTATGGGATATGGTGGTTTGAGAGTGGCATCAGGCGCATTATCTGCCGGAGATTTAGTAGCATTTATCCTTTATTTAATCCAAATTATTATCCCGATGAGCCAATTTACAGCATTCTTTACTCAGCTTCAAAAAGCAATGGGTGCAACAGAACGGATCATTGATATCTTAAACCATGATGAGGAGCACGTAACGAGCGGGTCAACTGTTACAAATGTTGATCAATCAATAAATGTGAGAAACCTTACTTTTTCATACGAAAATGGGGAGGATATTTTAAGGGATATTAGTTTTTCAGTAAAAGCAGGAAAAGTGACAGCCATTGTCGGACCGAGTGGTAGTGGAAAAACGACATTATTTTCACTTATTGAAAGGTTTTATAAACCGTCAAATGGATTCATACAACTAGGGGAAGAGCCGATTCATCAATTTTCTTTAAAATCATGGCGTAATCAGATTGGTTACGTATCTCAAGAAAGTCCGATTATCGCAGGAACAATTAAGGAAAATATCATTTATGGAACGGAAAATGAAATAAGTGAAGCTGAATTACGCAGAGCAGCACAGATGGCATTCGCCGATCAATTTATTGAAGAACTTCCTCAGAAATATGAGACGGAAGTTGGGGAGCGTGGAATTAAGTTATCCGGAGGGCAAAGGCAAAGAATTGCAATTGCTAGAGCACTATTAAGGGATCCGAAAATATTAATGCTTGATGAAGCAACGTCTAGTTTAGACAGTAAATCGGAGATTGTCGTACAGGAAGCATTGAAAAATTTAATGAAAGGTAGAACGACATTAATTATTGCACACAGGCTATCTACCGTTGTTGATGCTGATCAAATTATCTTTATAGATAAAGGCATTATGACCGGTAAAGGTACACACGCTGAACTATTTGAAACGCACAACATGTACCGCGAATTCGCGACACACCAGTTGGGGGTCTGA